ATAAACTAGCACCACTCAAGTTTGCACCCCGTAAATCTGCGCCGCTCAAATTTGCACGGCTGAGGTTAGCACCTGTAAGATTAGCACCGCTCAAATTTGCTCCAGACAAGTCAGCCAGAACTAAACCTGCATTCGTCAAATCGCAGTTTTGACATTGTTTGGTTGCTAATAACTGTCTAACATGTTCGGAGTTTGCTGCTTGTACCGTTGCTGTCAAACTAATAGTGGTTAAAAATGCTGCTACGCCGATAATTTGGTTTTTCATAATCGTGTAATATTTCTTACTCCATACTAAGATTAACTGAGACGGATTTATACCTCAGCATTATGATATGAGCAATCTCAACAATTTGCCCTCTGTAGTTGTCTATATTACTGATAAATTGGTGATACCTTTACTAGGGAACGCTACGCTAAAGGATTGTAGAAAAGTAGTCAAGCTATTGATTGAGCCAATATTAAGACTGATAACCCCGGTAAGGATGGTAAATGAGCGTCATTCGTCAAGATAAATTATACACTCCACAATAGGTAAAACTGATGTCACAAAATTAAACTCAAGAAAGCATCTGTAACATCCAAAAAATTAGTATTTTTTGAAATCAAGTAAATTATTAGAGCAGTATCCAAGCATACAATTTGCCCTGATAACTAGACTAGCCATTGTCATAACGGATGGTCTAACTCAGGAGTAAAATAATAGATTTGCTTTTGTATACCCTGATTTTAAATAAATATGAGACTATAGAAACATTAAGACAGTCAGAAAAACGTGAGTCAGCAAGACAAACTCTTAGAAAAAATTCTCTCTGGGACTTCTGATACAGACATCCCTTTTGCCCAACTGTGGCAACTTTTATATACATTAGGCTTTGAGGAACGGATTCGTGGCGATCATCGTATTTTTATCAAAGCCGATGTTGAGGAAATATTGAACCTGCAACACAAAAAAGGAAAAGCTAAAAGCTATCAAATTAAACAAGTCCGAGCAGTGATTATTAAGTATAAGCTAGGAACTAAAAATGATGTTTCGGTATGAAATTATTCTCTATTGGAGTGAATTAGATCAAGCTTTTATTGCTGAAGTCCCAGAATTATCAGGCTGTGCTGCTGATGGCGATTCTTATCAAGAAGCCCTGCATAATGTAGAATTAGTTGTGCAGGAATGGATAGAAACGGCTAAAGATTTAGGGCGTCCGGTTCCTGAACCTAGACCGCGTTTGATGTATATTTGATTGATACACAAGCTAAGTCAAACTGATTTTTAACATCATCAGAAATTTTCAGATGATATAGCAATACTAAATTATTCATGAAAAATTAGATCCCCGACTTCTCGAAGAAGTCGGGGATCTGGACATCGCGCATTTTTACAACTGATTTAGGATTGCTATAGAGGAAGTCTAATTAAAAAGCTTAGTCACTGGCAATCTTACAAATCACCATGATATGTGATTTGTATTTGTCGGTACTATAGTGAATAAGTTGTAGTCCAGAACGTTCTAGTTCTTGCAAAAGTTTAGGTATTTCATACTTGTGGTGTCGCCAGATAGTAATCTCTTCACCTTCAGAGATTTCAATTTTTTTATCTATCCCTATCCGGCTAAAATTGATAGTGTGATTATGACGGAGTTTGAGATTAGCAACTATACTATCTGTTTTTAGATCGTACTTTCTCACTAATTCACAATCTTCAGATTTAATCCCAATCTTATTTTTAACCCATCCATATATTTCTTCTACATGATACTTGCAGCCGCCTCTAAATATTCCATCCCATGTAGAGTTAGAACCAGTTTCGTTAGTGAACACTAGAAAATCATTTTTTCCCATACTATCTCTAAAATTTTTGAATACCTCATCTCTATTTTGATGATTTCCAATGGTAACTCCTAAGTGTAAAAATATTTTTGCTGTGTCGTCAATTTCAAGACTAGTTTGATTTTGAAACAAAGTTTTAGGTATAGAACTATTTTCTATGTCAATTGTGGAACTAATAAATTTGACTAGTGGAAACCATTTTTTAAAATTATTTCTGGATACCTGAAGTAGTTCATCACTAATATCTAAGGCAATATATTTATTAACCTTCCCTAATTTATTGAGTCTGCGGATAAATTTTTTAACAGGATAGGAATTTCCGGCACCAACATCTACAATGTTGACTCTCTCGCCAGTTTTGATATTGCTATTCAGATATTTAAAATTACTCTTTAAAAGATCAATTTCTACATTTGCTCTTCCATACCATTTAGGAATAACATATTTTAGATAAAAATCGTCCCAAATTTTTGCACCTCTACCTTTATAAGAATACTTTAGAGGTATTTCTCGCCTAACTTCTAAAGCATCAATTATTCCTAAAACTTCTGCTTCAGAAAAAAGAGAGTAGAACTCAGAACTTGGCTTGGCTGTGCGACTGATAGTAGTTGAGATATCTGAAGGAAGTTGGGAATTGCTATGAAAATTTTGAGCCATTATTTTTGTTCTTTGGTTTTCTTCGGTCTGGAAATGGATGAGCCGCAATGCTTGCCAAACAGGTATTCTCCCATACCACTGTCTCAAAACTCAGAATTTCCACCAAAAATAGAAGGTTAATCTCTAATCCCCCATTCGCTACTCTACATAATGGCCAATTGTTTTTTTACAATCAAAGTACGATAATTTTCCAAAGATATAGGGTGAATACCATTGGTTCAGCAACCAGAACTCCAGGAAACTTCGTTGATACAGCCAACCCAGCGCGTGCTGAAAAGTTTAAGTACTTACCGATGGACTTCACTGGGAGCATTGGTCAGTCTGTTGCTGTTGACGATCGCTAACGCTGTCACCCCACAACTATTTCGCTGGGGAATTGATGAGGGGATATCGCAAAAAAACCTCCAAATTGTGCTATACAGCGCCGCTTGGATGGTAGTAGCCGCGATCGCTCGTGGTGTATTTAATTTTGGACAAAGCTATCTAGCAGAAGCAGTATCTCAGGGTGTTGCTTATGACCTGCGAAACAAAATTTTCAGCAAAATTCAAAATCTCAGTTTCAGTTTTCATGACCAGGCGCAGACTTCCCAACTCCTAACCCGTGTCACCAGCGATATTGAGCAGATTCGTACCTTTGTTGGCACTAGCTTAATTCAGGTTGTCGGTTCAATTGTGACATTGGTAAGTATTTCGGTACTGTTACTGGTGATGAATTGGCAATTAGCCGTGATTACCCTGACAGTAGTACCTATGGCCGGTTGGTTGATGGCACGATTCATCAGCCAAAATAACAAACTTTTTCGGCAAGTACAAGAGCAACTGAGCAATCTGAATGCTGTATTACAAGAGAACTTGCTAGGCATCCGGGTAGTGAAAGCCTTTGTGCGGGAGTCAACCGAAAGGTCGCGTTACACAACCCTGAATGATGGCCTAGTCAAGGCGAACATGAAGACCATTAGCGCCATCCGTAATACCTTCCCATTAATATTTTTGCTGAGTAATGCAGTCACACTGGCAGTTTTCGGCTACGGGGGAGCGCAGGTAATTGGGGGTAGATTTTCCATTGGCGAACTAGTGGCCTTTAACTCCTACCTAGCATTGATTCTCCAACCGATTTTGTTGATTGGATTTGCCGCACCTGCGATCGCTCAAGCCGCTGCTTCCGCCGAACGAGTCTACGAAGTGGTAGATGCAGAAGTAGAAATTCGCGATCGCCCCGGTGCTGTCCCCTTTGACACCTGCGGTGGTAGAATTACCTTTGAAAATGTTTCCTTTCGCTATCCAGGAGCGACAACCGAAACTCTCAAAGAAGTATCTTTTGAAACCAAGCCTAATGAGCTAATCGCCGTTCTTGGCATGACTGGTTCGGGAAAAAGCACAATTATGAACTTGATTCCCCGCTTTTACGATGTCACAAAGGGAGCAGTTCGCATTGACGGACGAGATGTCACAAGTTTCACACTCAAAAGCCTCAGATCGCGTATTGGGATTGTATTTCAAGAAACTACTCTCTTCTCTGGCACAATCCGCGAAAATATTGCCTACGCCAAACCCAACGCAACCTTAGAAGAGGTAATTGAAGTTGCAAAAACCGCCCAAATGCACGACTTTATTAGCGGTCTACCCGATGGCTACGAGACGATTGTCGGTGAACGAGGTGTAGGTTTATCTGGTGGACAAAAACAACGAATTGCGATTGCTCGTACCTTGTTAACCGATTACAGCATTCTGATTTTGGACGATAGCACCTCGGCTGTGGATGCCAGAACTGCTGCCCAAATTCAAGCTGAACTAGATCACTTAATGCACCAAAAAGCTTGTACAACCTTTGTAGTAGCTCAACGCATTAGCACCGTCCAGAATGCCG
This Nostoc sp. C052 DNA region includes the following protein-coding sequences:
- a CDS encoding type II toxin-antitoxin system HicA family toxin gives rise to the protein MSQQDKLLEKILSGTSDTDIPFAQLWQLLYTLGFEERIRGDHRIFIKADVEEILNLQHKKGKAKSYQIKQVRAVIIKYKLGTKNDVSV
- a CDS encoding type II toxin-antitoxin system HicB family antitoxin, producing MMFRYEIILYWSELDQAFIAEVPELSGCAADGDSYQEALHNVELVVQEWIETAKDLGRPVPEPRPRLMYI
- a CDS encoding L-histidine N(alpha)-methyltransferase, with amino-acid sequence MAQNFHSNSQLPSDISTTISRTAKPSSEFYSLFSEAEVLGIIDALEVRREIPLKYSYKGRGAKIWDDFYLKYVIPKWYGRANVEIDLLKSNFKYLNSNIKTGERVNIVDVGAGNSYPVKKFIRRLNKLGKVNKYIALDISDELLQVSRNNFKKWFPLVKFISSTIDIENSSIPKTLFQNQTSLEIDDTAKIFLHLGVTIGNHQNRDEVFKNFRDSMGKNDFLVFTNETGSNSTWDGIFRGGCKYHVEEIYGWVKNKIGIKSEDCELVRKYDLKTDSIVANLKLRHNHTINFSRIGIDKKIEISEGEEITIWRHHKYEIPKLLQELERSGLQLIHYSTDKYKSHIMVICKIASD
- a CDS encoding ABC transporter ATP-binding protein, producing the protein MVQQPELQETSLIQPTQRVLKSLSTYRWTSLGALVSLLLLTIANAVTPQLFRWGIDEGISQKNLQIVLYSAAWMVVAAIARGVFNFGQSYLAEAVSQGVAYDLRNKIFSKIQNLSFSFHDQAQTSQLLTRVTSDIEQIRTFVGTSLIQVVGSIVTLVSISVLLLVMNWQLAVITLTVVPMAGWLMARFISQNNKLFRQVQEQLSNLNAVLQENLLGIRVVKAFVRESTERSRYTTLNDGLVKANMKTISAIRNTFPLIFLLSNAVTLAVFGYGGAQVIGGRFSIGELVAFNSYLALILQPILLIGFAAPAIAQAAASAERVYEVVDAEVEIRDRPGAVPFDTCGGRITFENVSFRYPGATTETLKEVSFETKPNELIAVLGMTGSGKSTIMNLIPRFYDVTKGAVRIDGRDVTSFTLKSLRSRIGIVFQETTLFSGTIRENIAYAKPNATLEEVIEVAKTAQMHDFISGLPDGYETIVGERGVGLSGGQKQRIAIARTLLTDYSILILDDSTSAVDARTAAQIQAELDHLMHQKACTTFVVAQRISTVQNADRIFLMDKGRLVAQGTHEELMQTSPLYGVILESQVKPKEKK